In Oncorhynchus gorbuscha isolate QuinsamMale2020 ecotype Even-year linkage group LG26, OgorEven_v1.0, whole genome shotgun sequence, the DNA window GAGGTTAAAGGGTCtcaaatatttatttatattctaAACCAGTAAAAGAATAAAGGCTCTAAATAATTGTTTGACAAATGCATAGTGAAAGTTCAGAAAAGTTCTGAAGTTAAAAGCAGGGGTTGAAATGACAGAAAAGCAGTGTAAGGGTATGTACAGGGCAGCTGAgccctcttctgactgtgcccaTGTATGGTGCTCTGTGTACAGGTATGGCAGCACTCCATGAGGCCGTACTCACAGGGAACCTGGATTGCGTGAAGCTGCTGGTGAGATATGGAGCTGATGTCCACCAGAGAGATGAGGACGGCTGGACGCCGCTGCACATGGCCTGCAGTGATGGCTTCCCCGAAATCGCCAGGTTGGTGTACAAATGAAACACAAACTCATAAAACGTCCACAGAAATATTTCCCTACAGTACGGAGACCACAAAACACAACATTCAATTGATCTATCATGCAACGTTGCTGCCTCTTCCAGAAGTAACTCTTCTGACAAAAGGCAGGTAGTGAACCATACTGACCTCGGTGACCTGATTGAACCAGACATATGCAGCATTTCATAGCCAGTGTGAATATAGACAATGAAGACGCCTTGTTTGAATGTGACTTGTGCTGAACAACACTGTATTTTGTCCCTCCTTAGCTATCTGCTCTCTCTTGGTGCCAGTGCATTTGCAGAGAACGAGAACGGGGAGAAGCCAGCGGACCTTATTGACCCAGACTGTAAGGAGCTGG includes these proteins:
- the LOC124016026 gene encoding protein phosphatase 1 regulatory subunit 27-like isoform X3 — protein: MEQIGRFMRAKKVRLHTLFPSGMAALHEAVLTGNLDCVKLLVRYGADVHQRDEDGWTPLHMACSDGFPEIASYLLSLGASAFAENENGEKPADLIDPDCKELVNLFEAGSV